AATTATATATTTAGCAACAGAAGATGTTTTGGCAGCAGCGCGTTTCTGAGCAAAATCAGCCTGATATTTCTGAAACTCTTCCATTTGCTTCAGGAGCTCCGGGTGTTCCTTTATTTGCTTCTCAAGTAATTCAGAAGTACCGCATGGATTAATATTCTGAGAATGTACAATGCCAACATTTAAACAAAATGCAACACTTACAGCAGCAAAAAGCAACTTTGATTTCATGTGTATTATGTTTTAATAAGTTTTAAATACGTCAGGTAACTTCATGCCTTATTTCTAAGGGTTTTAAAAATACAAATTAATTTAAGATTACAACAAATCTGGCCTTGTTTTTAATGCAAATTATTTAACGGTTGGTTTAAGCCCATGAATTGCGAAAACGTTGAGTAAACGGAGAAAAGTCTCTGTTTTTAAAACACATGCCTTTCAGCATGGTAAGAAGAGCGCACGAGCGGGCCGCTTTCAACATATATAAAACCCTTTTCATGAGCAATCTGCCCGAGGCGAGCAAAGATATCGGGGTGAACGAACTCAGTAACAGGCAAATGCTTTTTGGTAGGTTGAAGGTATTGTCCGAGGGTTAAGACATTGCAATCAACACTTCTCAGGTCATTCATCGTTTCAATTACTTCGGTTTCAGTTTCACCCAAACCAAGCATAACACCACATTTTGTACGCAACCCGGCTTCTTTGGCTCTTTGCAACACCTCCAGGCTCCTGTCGTATTTTGCCTGTACCCTCACCTGCCTTGTCAACCGCCTTACTGTTTCCAAATTATGAGATAATATATCCGGTTTGGCATCAAGCACCACCTGAAGATTCTCCCAGTTTCCCCTGAAATCAGGTATTAATGTTTCAAATTTTGTTTCGGGACTAACCTTACGGATGGCATAGATGGTCTCAGCCCAAATATGAGCACCACCATCCTCCAGGTCATCGCGATCAACCGAGGTAATTACACAGTGTTTTACATTCATTAACCGCACCGATTCCGCAACCCTGGCGGGTTCATTTTTATCGACGGGCAAGGGTTTTCCTGTTGCTACTGAACAAAATCCACAGGAGCGGGTACATATATTTCCCAGTATCATAAAAGTAGCCGTACCCGCACCCCAGCATTCGCCCATATTCGGGCAGTTGCCACTCTCACAAATAGTATGCAGCTTGTGTGTTTCAACTATTTTACGAACATGCAGATATTCTTTGCCGATCGGGAGTTTCACTCTCAGCCAATCGGGCTTTTTGCGGGCAGGGACTTCCTGAACAGAGGTATTGTCAACTAATTCGGCCATCGGTCATTAAAACCATTTTTTACCGTATATGAGACTGATGTATATGGAAGGGAACAGCTGGTAGTTATTTGTATATGCCATTATAGGCACTACTTTAGGATAAGCGTCAAGCGTGATTCCTGTTTCTATGACTTTAATATCATTACGCAGATCGGCATACTCAAAACTGAGTGCAAATTTAGCATATCCGCCCGGGAAGAATTTCGTCTCATCGAATCCTTTAAAGTAAGGGGCGCGGCCATATATCTTATCGAATGTATGTTCATTCGGATCATATTTTTCCGTTGACAAATTAAACTCACTGTTAATATTTGTCTGGTGGAGTATTTCAAGATAAACGGGCTTGGCTAAAGCAATAGAAGCTCCGAGATAAGTAGAGTAGCGTATCTCAACGCTTTTTCGCTCCGCTTTGCGGAACAGCACATTCTGAAAACCAATACCAAAACGGGGAATGATAATTGAATTAAGTTTCCCATAGTAAAACCCTTTTGAGTTTTCAAAATAGGGATTAACGCTCTTTATTTCTTTAGGATGACTCATATTCACAAGCTCCACTTCCAATACGCGTTTACGTGTACCGGTTACGTGTTTTGCCCTGCGATAGGTCATTCCAAACCCATTGGAATGGGCCAGCAAACCAAACACCGCTTCATTGCGATACATCACATTGATATCTACCCCGCTTTGAACCAATGTTGTTGCATCCTGGGCAAAAATAAAGCCGGAAACAAACAGCGAGACAGAAGTAATTATGATTTTCCGAAACATCGGTATACCTTTACAATTAGACTAACAAATATATTAAAATAACACCTCAATACCCAATTAATACCATGCAAACTTCTGTCATAAAATACCTCGGCAACCTCAGGACTGAAGCCATCCACAGGCAATCGGGCAAGCAGCTGATCACGGATGCTCCGACCGATAACCAGGGTAAAGGAGAAGCGTTTTCACCCACAGATCTTTTGAGCACTTCGCTGGGATGCTGTATGTTAACAATTATGGGAATTATAGCCAACCGTCATGCCATTGACATGACCGGTACACAGGTTGAAATAACTAAGATCATGAAATCTGATCCAAGGCGGGTCGGTGAAATTATTGTAAAAATGATCTTGCCAAAAAACTACAGCTTGAAAGAAAAGGAATTACTTGAGAATGCAGCCCGTACCTGCCCTGTTGCGAAAAGCCTGCATCCCGATCTTAAACAAACCTTAGACTTTGTTTATCCGGGATAAATTTAACGGATCGGAAATGCCAAAAAACAAACGACCATGATCCGTATAGAATCATGGTCGTTTACAATAAGTTTATTATCTCTCAGGAATTTTTCACCAAAGCCTGATCATTAATATTTGGTGCTTTAGTATAAGCCGGGCATTTTTCGTGTGTTTTACAAGAGCTTAAGAAAACAATGAATAACACCGCAATAGCTGCAATAACAGTTATCTTTTTCATATATATCTTTTGTTTAATTTTTAAAGTTAATGATTATTTACAAACAGCATGCCACATTCACTTCCAATCAATAATCCATCAGTTGTATGGGCATTTTATTTGTATAAAGAATTGGACTTTATATATGAAATTCAATTAATGTACTTTGCAAATATTGTGAAATATATTTAAAAACACAATAGCCTGCACTTTATTTTTTAATATTTTTATGTTCCTCATATACATAACAATACTTTATTATTTGAAACTAATTAATTACCTATGACGAACACCGTTACAATAAGTCCTTCCATCGACGAAAGCTGGAAAATTGCCCTGCAAAATCAATTTGAGGCCCCTTATTTTTCAGATTTAAAACGGTTTTTAGTTGAAGAAAAGAAGAAAAACATAGTTTATCCTCCCGGACCAAAGATATTTTCGGCATTTAACCATACACCATTTGATAAAGTAAAGGTTGTTATTATCGGTCAGGATCCTTATCACGGCGCCGGGCAAGCGAATGGACTTTGCTTTTCTGTGAGCCCTGGTATTAAACAACCTCCATCTTTGGTCAATATTTTTAAAGAAATTAATTCAGATCTGGGTATACCAATTCCGGAAAGCGGTAATCTTGAACCCTGGGCCGACCAGGGAGTATTATTGCTCAATGCCACTTTAACTGTCCGTGCCAATAACCCCGGATCTCATCAGAACAAAGGCTGGGAAATTTTTACTGATGCTGTTATCAAATACCTATCGGAGAACAAAAAAGGACTGGTGTTTTTATTGTGGGGCAGGTTCGCACAGGCAAAAGAAGTTTTAATTGACAGCGCTAAACATTATATTTTAAAAGCCGCCCATCCTTCTCCCTTTTCGGCATATAATGGTTTTTTCGGATGCAAACATTTTTCAAAAACAAATGAACTGTTGCGGAAACAAGACCTGGCTGAAATTAATTGGAATCCCTCTCCGGCCCTTTAACTTGAGACATGAGTATTTAACTACATGAACAAAAAAAAGCAAAAAGAAAAAGTACAGCAACATTCTTCGGCAACAATTCCGGAATTGGCAAGTAACTCTTTTAACCTTACACGGGTTCTTGGGTTTTTCCTTTTTGCATTTACATTCATTCTATACACTAATACCATCAACCATGATTACGCTCTTGATGATGTAGCCTGCATTCAGCAAAATAAATTTACAAAGATGGGCTTCGCCGGAATACCAAGCATGCTTAAAACATTTTACTGGCAGGGCTATTGGGATCAGAATTCGGGTGTATACAGGCCATTGTCGATGATAACGTTCGCTATAGAATACCAGTTCTTTAAGGACAATCCGCATATCAGTCATTTTATCAGCGTTATGCTTTACGCGTTGACAATTGTATTGTTGTTTCATGTTTTACGCCGCTTGTTCACCGACCGATCAGTGATATTTCCATTTGCAATAACTCTTTTGTTTGCGACACACCCCACTCATACAGAAGTAGTGGCGAATATTAAAAGCCG
The DNA window shown above is from Bacteroidota bacterium and carries:
- the lipA gene encoding lipoyl synthase, which codes for MAELVDNTSVQEVPARKKPDWLRVKLPIGKEYLHVRKIVETHKLHTICESGNCPNMGECWGAGTATFMILGNICTRSCGFCSVATGKPLPVDKNEPARVAESVRLMNVKHCVITSVDRDDLEDGGAHIWAETIYAIRKVSPETKFETLIPDFRGNWENLQVVLDAKPDILSHNLETVRRLTRQVRVQAKYDRSLEVLQRAKEAGLRTKCGVMLGLGETETEVIETMNDLRSVDCNVLTLGQYLQPTKKHLPVTEFVHPDIFARLGQIAHEKGFIYVESGPLVRSSYHAERHVF
- a CDS encoding OsmC family protein yields the protein MQTSVIKYLGNLRTEAIHRQSGKQLITDAPTDNQGKGEAFSPTDLLSTSLGCCMLTIMGIIANRHAIDMTGTQVEITKIMKSDPRRVGEIIVKMILPKNYSLKEKELLENAARTCPVAKSLHPDLKQTLDFVYPG
- the ung gene encoding uracil-DNA glycosylase; translated protein: MTNTVTISPSIDESWKIALQNQFEAPYFSDLKRFLVEEKKKNIVYPPGPKIFSAFNHTPFDKVKVVIIGQDPYHGAGQANGLCFSVSPGIKQPPSLVNIFKEINSDLGIPIPESGNLEPWADQGVLLLNATLTVRANNPGSHQNKGWEIFTDAVIKYLSENKKGLVFLLWGRFAQAKEVLIDSAKHYILKAAHPSPFSAYNGFFGCKHFSKTNELLRKQDLAEINWNPSPAL